Proteins encoded by one window of Shewanella avicenniae:
- a CDS encoding LysR family transcriptional regulator, which produces MLELLEPIAIFTHVARAGSFSSAARRLGISKSKVSTQVADLEHRLGVQLIQRTTRSLSLTEAGNLLYAQGEELLRGADQAVASVHNLNDATRGVLKLGISQSFGTAHIIPALPEFMARHPELELQVSLLDHKVDVVNEGLDLLLTMSEQLPLGMVARPLMKCQFLLLASPDYIAKHGVPERPEQLVEHNCLVYHGEWHEHSVWQFKRGDDYCEIGVSGNFRVDNAPALKTAAVNGLGVVYMATYLLENEIAEGKLVPMLTDWQLVNHLPLQAVYPRRKHLAPKVSAFIEFIKEHIGTPPVWDDKFTDIFAKRK; this is translated from the coding sequence ATGCTAGAACTATTGGAACCCATCGCTATTTTCACTCATGTCGCTCGTGCCGGAAGTTTTAGTTCCGCTGCTCGTCGCTTGGGAATTTCTAAGTCAAAAGTCAGTACCCAAGTGGCTGACTTGGAGCACAGACTGGGTGTGCAACTCATTCAACGTACTACACGTAGTTTGAGTCTGACCGAAGCGGGTAATCTGTTATATGCGCAAGGCGAAGAGCTATTGCGCGGCGCTGATCAGGCCGTAGCGAGCGTGCACAATCTTAACGACGCCACCCGTGGTGTGTTGAAGCTTGGTATCTCTCAATCCTTTGGTACGGCGCATATCATTCCTGCGTTACCTGAGTTTATGGCACGTCACCCTGAGCTTGAGCTGCAAGTTAGCTTGCTTGATCACAAGGTGGATGTGGTAAACGAAGGGTTAGATCTGCTGTTGACCATGTCTGAGCAACTGCCGTTAGGTATGGTGGCGCGCCCACTGATGAAATGTCAGTTCTTGCTGTTAGCCTCGCCTGATTACATCGCTAAGCATGGTGTGCCAGAGCGCCCAGAGCAATTGGTTGAACACAACTGCTTGGTGTATCACGGTGAGTGGCATGAGCACTCAGTGTGGCAATTTAAGCGTGGCGATGATTACTGTGAAATTGGTGTATCGGGCAATTTCCGTGTAGATAACGCACCGGCACTGAAAACTGCGGCCGTTAACGGTTTGGGCGTGGTGTATATGGCCACCTATCTGCTGGAAAACGAGATTGCCGAAGGCAAGTTAGTGCCGATGTTGACTGACTGGCAGTTAGTCAACCACCTGCCATTGCAGGCGGTTTACCCTCGCCGTAAGCACTTAGCGCCTAAGGTCAGTGCGTTCATTGAGTTTATTAAAGAACATATCGGCACTCCGCCAGTATGGGACGATAAGTTCACTGATATTTTCGCCAAGCGTAAGTAG
- a CDS encoding YggN family protein, giving the protein MKTLVSALALTGVMVVGQAQAAVYHGNDSCNISLNYDVTLQQQQLRVAEKNNELYRIDGDKLFVNGKQVSLNHKQQQLLQDYRTGLSAQIPKVVTLLDNAMDLATDAVGSSLTPLLGDSGTEKLNGALEKLHQRINDAAYQRGDVYYIGASDDSLDQVFGDEFENDIEQVVMSSIGNIMVNIGQSMINSDGGSFEEKMEAFGEKMERLGDDIEARMEVRSSEIERNADELCESFAELQKLEAKVQQQIPELEDYTLISKRH; this is encoded by the coding sequence ATGAAAACTTTGGTATCTGCATTGGCGTTAACAGGGGTAATGGTTGTCGGGCAGGCGCAGGCTGCCGTTTATCACGGTAACGATAGCTGCAATATCTCGTTGAACTATGACGTGACGTTGCAACAACAACAGCTGCGAGTCGCGGAAAAGAACAACGAGCTGTACCGCATCGATGGCGACAAGCTATTTGTAAACGGCAAACAGGTGTCATTGAATCACAAGCAACAACAGCTGCTGCAAGACTACCGTACAGGTTTGTCAGCGCAGATCCCCAAAGTGGTGACTTTGCTGGATAACGCGATGGATTTGGCCACCGATGCTGTGGGCAGCTCATTGACGCCTTTATTGGGCGACAGCGGCACTGAAAAGCTGAATGGCGCGCTGGAAAAACTGCATCAACGCATTAATGATGCCGCCTATCAACGCGGTGATGTGTACTACATTGGCGCTTCTGATGACTCGCTAGACCAAGTCTTTGGTGATGAGTTTGAAAATGATATTGAGCAGGTGGTGATGAGCTCTATCGGCAACATCATGGTCAATATCGGCCAAAGCATGATTAACAGCGATGGCGGCAGCTTTGAAGAAAAGATGGAAGCTTTCGGCGAGAAAATGGAGCGCTTGGGCGACGACATTGAAGCGCGGATGGAAGTTCGCTCAAGCGAGATTGAACGTAACGCCGATGAATTATGTGAAAGCTTTGCCGAGCTGCAAAAGTTAGAAGCCAAAGTGCAACAGCAGATCCCTGAGTTAGAAGACTACACCCTGATTTCAAAGCGTCACTAA
- a CDS encoding 50S ribosome-binding protein YggL, whose product MAIRSRRLRKKLRVDEFQELGFDVAWRFPDDISEEQIDAQVDTFIEQVIEPRGLGFHGGGHRVWDGIVATQRIGKCSDEDRQAVEAFWKSQNVLEVSVTDLYDIWWS is encoded by the coding sequence ATGGCTATTCGCAGTCGTCGTTTACGTAAAAAATTGCGTGTTGATGAGTTTCAGGAACTGGGCTTTGATGTAGCTTGGCGTTTTCCTGATGATATTAGTGAAGAACAGATCGACGCGCAGGTAGATACCTTTATCGAGCAGGTGATTGAGCCGCGTGGCCTGGGCTTCCATGGTGGTGGTCATCGGGTGTGGGACGGTATTGTAGCCACCCAACGCATCGGTAAATGCAGCGACGAAGACCGCCAAGCGGTTGAGGCGTTTTGGAAAAGCCAAAACGTGCTGGAAGTCAGCGTGACCGATTTATACGATATCTGGTGGAGTTAA
- the trmB gene encoding tRNA (guanosine(46)-N7)-methyltransferase TrmB has translation MSEVTTAEFNEEGKYLRKVKSFVLREGRLTKGQAQALEQNWPTMGLEYSAETIDLAQVFGREADTVLEIGFGMGASLVEMAKAAPELNFIGIEVHKPGVGACLSSAAEAGVTNLRVYHHDAVEVLQNAIANGSLSRVQLFFPDPWHKKRHHKRRIVQPEFAELVRSCLKVGGVFHMATDWENYSEHMLEVMNAAPGYKNQSPDGTVVPRPDYRPLTKFEARGQRLGHGVWDLMFERTE, from the coding sequence ATGAGCGAAGTGACTACTGCTGAATTCAATGAAGAAGGCAAGTACCTGCGTAAAGTCAAAAGCTTTGTATTGCGCGAGGGACGACTGACTAAAGGTCAGGCTCAAGCGCTTGAACAAAACTGGCCAACCATGGGGTTGGAGTATTCCGCTGAGACCATCGATTTAGCCCAAGTGTTTGGCCGCGAAGCCGACACTGTGTTGGAGATTGGTTTTGGTATGGGCGCCTCTTTGGTTGAGATGGCCAAGGCTGCCCCTGAATTAAACTTCATCGGTATTGAAGTACATAAGCCAGGTGTTGGCGCGTGTTTGTCATCAGCTGCAGAGGCGGGTGTGACTAATCTGCGCGTATATCACCACGATGCGGTTGAAGTGCTGCAAAATGCAATTGCTAATGGTTCACTGTCACGGGTGCAGCTGTTCTTCCCTGATCCTTGGCATAAAAAGCGCCACCACAAGCGCCGTATTGTGCAGCCAGAATTTGCGGAGTTGGTACGTAGCTGCTTAAAAGTGGGCGGCGTGTTCCATATGGCGACTGACTGGGAAAACTACAGCGAACACATGCTGGAAGTAATGAATGCAGCGCCGGGCTATAAAAATCAATCACCTGATGGTACGGTAGTGCCAAGACCGGATTATCGTCCACTGACAAAGTTTGAAGCACGTGGTCAACGTCTTGGACATGGTGTGTGGGATTTGATGTTTGAGCGCACTGAATAA
- the mutY gene encoding A/G-specific adenine glycosylase, whose product MNTAPFSQRIIDWYRQFGRTTLPWQQHKTPYKVWISEIMLQQTQVATVIPYFERFMARFESVTALANADIDEVLHHWTGLGYYARARNLHKAAVIIRDKYHGEFPTQFDEVVALPGIGRSTAGAILSLASGQHHAILDGNVKRVLARHHAVAGWPGLPKVEQQLWQLADNLSPAEHIDQYNQAMMDIGATLCTRSKPACERCPVAFDCQAQRQGRQKDFPEKKPKKTIPVKNGFLLVLRQQQHEQQQVLLQQRPPAGIWGGLWCFPEFSTEAELKAAAAKINAAASLHPLPAFRHTFSHFHFDIQPVLLNIAAADNAFSETMLMPQAGNAVMEAKATLWYNLTQPSRVGLAAATERIIASLQTASIKELE is encoded by the coding sequence ATGAATACCGCCCCTTTTTCTCAGCGCATCATCGACTGGTATCGGCAGTTCGGCCGCACCACCTTGCCATGGCAACAGCATAAAACCCCTTATAAAGTATGGATAAGTGAGATAATGTTGCAACAAACTCAAGTTGCCACCGTTATCCCTTACTTTGAGCGTTTTATGGCCCGCTTTGAAAGCGTTACCGCACTTGCGAACGCCGACATAGATGAAGTGCTGCATCATTGGACCGGACTAGGCTATTACGCCCGTGCCCGCAACCTGCATAAAGCCGCAGTGATTATCCGCGATAAATACCACGGTGAGTTTCCTACTCAATTTGATGAGGTGGTCGCCCTCCCCGGCATTGGTCGCTCTACTGCGGGCGCAATTTTGTCGCTGGCCAGCGGCCAACATCATGCAATTTTAGATGGCAACGTTAAACGGGTATTGGCGCGTCACCACGCTGTGGCAGGTTGGCCGGGATTACCCAAAGTTGAGCAACAGCTGTGGCAGTTAGCAGACAACCTTTCGCCCGCTGAACATATCGACCAATACAATCAAGCGATGATGGATATTGGTGCCACATTATGTACCCGCAGCAAGCCCGCCTGTGAACGTTGCCCAGTGGCATTTGATTGCCAAGCGCAGCGCCAAGGCAGACAAAAAGATTTCCCAGAGAAAAAGCCAAAAAAGACCATTCCGGTCAAAAATGGCTTTTTATTGGTGCTGCGCCAGCAACAGCATGAACAACAGCAAGTGTTACTGCAACAGCGCCCGCCAGCGGGAATTTGGGGCGGCTTGTGGTGTTTCCCAGAATTTAGCACTGAGGCTGAACTCAAGGCTGCCGCCGCGAAAATCAATGCTGCTGCAAGCTTGCATCCACTGCCCGCATTTCGGCATACCTTTAGCCATTTTCACTTTGATATTCAGCCAGTGTTGCTAAACATAGCTGCAGCTGACAACGCCTTCAGTGAAACCATGCTAATGCCGCAAGCTGGCAATGCCGTCATGGAAGCTAAAGCCACTCTCTGGTATAACTTAACGCAACCATCAAGGGTCGGGCTGGCCGCCGCAACTGAGCGGATTATTGCCAGTCTTCAGACCGCTTCAATCAAGGAGCTTGAATAA
- a CDS encoding oxidative damage protection protein: protein MARTVHCVYFNKDADGLDFQLYPGELGKKIFDSISKEAWALWQNKQTMLINEKKLNMMNPEHRKLLEEHMVAFLFEGDEVHVEGYVPPKDEE from the coding sequence ATGGCACGCACAGTTCATTGTGTTTATTTCAACAAAGACGCCGACGGGCTGGATTTTCAACTTTACCCAGGCGAGTTGGGTAAAAAGATCTTTGATAGCATCAGTAAAGAAGCTTGGGCGCTGTGGCAAAACAAGCAAACCATGCTAATCAACGAGAAAAAGCTCAACATGATGAATCCAGAGCACCGCAAGTTGCTTGAGGAACACATGGTCGCATTCCTGTTTGAAGGTGATGAAGTGCACGTGGAAGGTTATGTTCCACCAAAAGATGAAGAGTGA
- a CDS encoding MFS transporter has protein sequence MQPETSTLSPKLILLMAIATGVAVANNYYVQPLLDTIAQALNVSHSMAGSIVTAAQLSYGLGLFFLVPLADLVERRYMIVLLMLLATVGLFVNALAPTVGWLIVGTAVTGACSVVAQVLVPLAATLSAPEQRGKAVGTVMGGLLLGILLARVVAGTISSLLSWQAVYWVAAVAILICTLALWRSLPKYQPQVSLTYQQLLSSVISLFKTEPVLAQRSFLGALSFAMFTLFWTPLAFLLANPPYEYSDAVIGLFGIAGVAGVAAAKWAGKLADIGKGSIGSWVGWIAGLISWGLLLLADHSLLSLIIGIVLLDLAVQMAHVSNQNVVYALQPEARNRLNAGYMTSYFAGGALGSYISVILYQWQGWLAVCSGGIVLSLVGISFLGMTQRN, from the coding sequence ATGCAACCTGAAACCAGCACGCTTTCTCCCAAACTCATTTTATTGATGGCCATTGCCACCGGTGTAGCCGTGGCCAACAACTACTACGTGCAGCCTTTGCTCGACACCATAGCGCAAGCGTTAAATGTATCGCACTCAATGGCGGGCAGTATCGTCACCGCCGCACAGTTAAGTTATGGGCTCGGGCTGTTTTTTCTGGTGCCGTTGGCCGATTTGGTTGAGCGCCGCTACATGATTGTGCTGTTAATGCTACTGGCAACGGTGGGCTTGTTTGTTAATGCCTTAGCGCCCACAGTGGGTTGGCTGATTGTGGGTACCGCGGTAACGGGCGCGTGTTCGGTGGTGGCGCAAGTATTAGTGCCGCTGGCTGCCACCTTGTCGGCGCCTGAACAGCGCGGTAAAGCGGTTGGCACTGTGATGGGCGGTTTGTTGCTGGGGATTTTGCTCGCCCGTGTAGTGGCTGGCACCATCTCATCTTTGCTGTCGTGGCAAGCGGTGTATTGGGTGGCCGCTGTCGCCATTTTGATCTGCACCTTGGCGTTGTGGCGATCGCTACCTAAATATCAGCCCCAAGTGTCGTTAACCTATCAGCAGTTACTCAGTTCGGTGATTTCCCTGTTTAAAACCGAACCTGTGCTCGCCCAGCGCTCGTTTTTAGGGGCGCTTAGCTTTGCCATGTTTACCCTGTTTTGGACGCCTCTGGCCTTTTTGCTTGCTAACCCGCCGTATGAGTATTCTGATGCGGTCATCGGCTTGTTTGGTATTGCCGGTGTTGCTGGCGTTGCTGCAGCAAAATGGGCAGGCAAATTGGCCGATATAGGTAAAGGCAGCATTGGCAGTTGGGTGGGATGGATTGCTGGGTTAATCAGCTGGGGGCTATTGTTGTTAGCTGACCATTCACTGCTCAGTTTAATCATCGGCATTGTGCTGCTCGATTTGGCGGTGCAGATGGCGCATGTCAGTAACCAGAACGTAGTTTATGCTTTGCAGCCTGAAGCCCGTAACCGCCTAAACGCAGGCTATATGACCAGCTACTTTGCTGGCGGCGCACTGGGGTCTTATATCTCGGTCATCCTCTATCAATGGCAAGGCTGGTTGGCGGTGTGCAGCGGCGGGATTGTGCTCTCACTTGTCGGTATCAGCTTTTTGGGAATGACGCAGCGCAATTAA
- a CDS encoding SapC family protein, whose translation MTQAISLLDPTKHADLKFKKPTFAHVANEHLMPVSLHEVMYAATDVPVVFVKANAESNDFQAVMMLGLKPQQNLRVKDDEWTGTYIPNVLRDYPLAVVLDPEQTDRVWFGIREESELLSKEEGVALFENGEETAALKERREQVLRHFEQDQQSRAVLKFLAEKELLIQQTLTVEVKGEKRNINGIYLIDERKLAGLSDEDFLDLRKKGLLGPIYSHLTSLNQIPRLVLAENAL comes from the coding sequence ATGACCCAAGCAATTTCACTGTTAGATCCAACTAAACATGCCGATCTTAAATTTAAGAAACCGACTTTTGCGCATGTTGCTAATGAACATCTGATGCCAGTAAGCCTGCATGAAGTGATGTATGCAGCCACCGACGTGCCTGTTGTATTTGTTAAAGCAAACGCTGAATCTAACGATTTCCAAGCCGTTATGATGTTGGGCTTAAAGCCACAACAAAACCTGCGTGTTAAAGATGACGAATGGACGGGTACTTACATTCCAAACGTACTGCGTGACTACCCACTGGCTGTAGTATTAGACCCAGAACAAACTGACCGCGTATGGTTTGGTATTCGCGAAGAAAGCGAACTGCTGAGCAAAGAAGAGGGCGTAGCCCTGTTTGAAAACGGCGAAGAAACTGCTGCGCTGAAAGAGCGTCGTGAGCAAGTACTGCGTCACTTCGAACAAGATCAACAATCTCGCGCTGTGTTGAAGTTCCTTGCTGAAAAAGAACTGCTGATCCAACAAACCCTGACTGTTGAAGTCAAAGGCGAAAAACGCAACATCAACGGTATCTACCTGATCGATGAGCGTAAACTGGCTGGGCTGAGCGACGAAGACTTTTTGGATCTGCGTAAGAAAGGCCTGTTAGGTCCTATCTACAGCCACCTAACTTCACTGAACCAAATTCCACGTTTGGTACTGGCTGAAAACGCACTGTAA
- a CDS encoding NAD(P)/FAD-dependent oxidoreductase yields the protein MTAKRIVIVGGGAGGLALASKLGRKLGLSGEAEICLIDKSPVHIWKPKLHEVAVGVIDQSVEGLLYRDHGLKNGYRFLRGEINDCNPQKKCVYLSRVLNDEGEELLGEREVSYDYLVLAIGSVSNSFNTPGAEQHCIFLDSLESANLFHKKLLDELLLLDETNEKLSIGIVGAGATGVELAAELHHVLESVKEYGYLNIDKSHLEIHLVEAAQKILPALPDKVSARAQTVLDHIGVRLHIGVQVKEVVKEGFITPDNVLINCGLKVWAAGVKGPDALQRFTALPINKRNQVEVDACMRVKGHECIYAIGDCAMLIQESGKPVPPRAQAASQMAECLFQNLLNRMKGKAENPFEYRDYGSLVSLSRFSAVGNLMGNLRSRSLFIEGYVARMMYLSLYQRHLGSLYGWFSAAVFSLAQRLLKWQRPKLKLH from the coding sequence GTGACCGCTAAACGAATCGTGATTGTTGGAGGTGGTGCTGGTGGTTTAGCACTTGCTTCAAAACTTGGCCGAAAACTCGGTTTGTCAGGTGAAGCTGAAATCTGTTTGATTGATAAAAGCCCTGTACATATTTGGAAACCAAAGTTACATGAAGTCGCAGTTGGCGTGATTGATCAGTCTGTTGAAGGGCTGCTGTATCGCGACCATGGCTTGAAGAACGGCTATCGTTTTCTGCGCGGCGAGATCAACGACTGTAACCCCCAGAAAAAATGCGTTTACCTTTCTCGTGTATTGAATGATGAAGGCGAAGAGCTACTCGGCGAGCGTGAAGTCAGCTATGACTACCTCGTGCTGGCGATTGGTAGCGTATCGAACAGCTTCAATACCCCAGGTGCTGAACAACACTGTATCTTCCTTGATAGCTTAGAAAGCGCCAACCTATTCCATAAAAAACTGCTCGATGAGCTGCTGTTGCTCGATGAAACCAATGAAAAACTCAGCATTGGTATTGTCGGCGCAGGGGCGACCGGCGTCGAGTTAGCCGCCGAGCTGCATCATGTGCTGGAATCGGTCAAAGAATACGGCTACCTCAATATCGATAAATCTCACCTTGAGATCCACTTGGTCGAAGCCGCGCAAAAAATCCTGCCAGCCTTGCCCGATAAAGTCAGCGCCCGCGCGCAAACCGTACTGGACCATATCGGCGTGCGCTTGCATATCGGTGTGCAGGTAAAAGAAGTGGTTAAAGAAGGCTTTATCACCCCCGATAACGTTTTGATCAACTGCGGCTTAAAAGTGTGGGCTGCTGGGGTTAAAGGCCCTGATGCGCTGCAACGTTTTACTGCTTTGCCAATCAACAAACGTAATCAAGTGGAAGTAGATGCCTGCATGCGCGTTAAAGGCCATGAATGTATTTACGCCATCGGCGATTGCGCTATGCTGATCCAAGAAAGTGGCAAGCCCGTACCGCCACGGGCGCAAGCTGCATCGCAAATGGCCGAATGCTTGTTCCAAAACTTGCTCAACCGCATGAAAGGCAAAGCGGAAAACCCATTTGAATACCGTGACTATGGATCTTTGGTGTCACTCAGCCGTTTCTCTGCTGTGGGTAACTTGATGGGCAACTTACGTTCGCGCTCACTGTTTATTGAAGGCTACGTGGCGCGGATGATGTATCTGTCGCTGTATCAACGCCACTTAGGCAGCTTATATGGCTGGTTCTCAGCTGCCGTATTTAGCTTGGCGCAGCGATTATTGAAATGGCAGCGGCCAAAACTCAAGCTGCATTAA
- a CDS encoding MATE family efflux transporter: MPTVVSMLATGIYVTVDGMFIGHFLGETGLAAITLAYPVGAVIYAIGALVGMGSAALASLQLGKGNLSAARQIIGNSILVSIIAGVLLAIIGISSREFVLGLIGVSGEVLTYSKTYLFWYFLLSVFPILSMTFTAMLRNDGFPLRVTLIQIGCGVLNIVLDWLLIVVIPLDFAGVAIATMICQGVAAWLCMRHFFSADCRLRIGREQLRLSWHWSKQMLRLGVPSMMMTLYLSVVLTLHNLAFLWQGSAIHLAAYGVVSYTEALFYLIFEGIALGTQPLLSFNVGAGLYDRVRQTVKLALSLSLLVAILGMGFIYSKPEWLVFLFAGDNPQLTPYAVEGMYLYFWGLPMEGMVLVGAALFQAMNRPKEANLLTGSKLLLIGLLLASLGALFGVNGVWVSLSCCSTLLAVWMLRKFNQLQQRTLAT; this comes from the coding sequence ATGCCGACCGTGGTGTCGATGTTGGCCACCGGCATTTATGTCACCGTCGATGGCATGTTTATCGGCCATTTTCTCGGTGAAACTGGGTTGGCGGCTATCACTTTGGCCTATCCAGTGGGCGCGGTGATTTATGCGATTGGCGCGCTGGTGGGCATGGGCAGCGCGGCGTTAGCCTCGTTGCAACTTGGCAAAGGTAATCTTAGTGCGGCGCGGCAGATTATTGGCAACAGTATATTGGTGTCGATTATCGCCGGTGTGCTGCTGGCCATCATTGGGATTTCTAGCCGAGAGTTTGTGCTAGGGCTGATTGGCGTCAGCGGCGAAGTGCTTACTTACTCCAAAACCTACCTGTTCTGGTACTTTCTGCTCAGCGTGTTTCCCATTCTATCGATGACCTTCACCGCCATGCTGCGCAATGATGGGTTTCCGCTGCGGGTAACGTTGATCCAAATCGGCTGCGGCGTACTCAATATTGTGCTGGATTGGCTGCTGATTGTGGTCATCCCGCTTGATTTTGCTGGGGTCGCGATTGCCACCATGATCTGCCAAGGCGTTGCCGCATGGCTGTGTATGCGCCACTTTTTTTCGGCAGACTGCCGCTTGCGCATTGGCCGTGAACAGTTGCGCTTAAGTTGGCATTGGAGCAAACAGATGCTGCGCCTTGGCGTGCCAAGCATGATGATGACGCTGTATCTTTCGGTGGTGTTAACGCTGCATAATCTGGCGTTTTTATGGCAGGGCAGTGCGATTCATCTCGCCGCATACGGGGTGGTGAGTTATACCGAAGCGCTGTTCTATCTGATCTTTGAAGGCATCGCCTTGGGCACGCAACCGCTACTCAGTTTTAACGTAGGCGCAGGTTTATATGATCGCGTTAGGCAAACCGTAAAGCTGGCGCTGAGCTTGAGCTTGCTGGTGGCCATATTGGGCATGGGCTTTATCTACAGTAAGCCCGAGTGGTTGGTGTTTCTGTTTGCCGGCGATAACCCGCAACTTACGCCCTATGCGGTCGAAGGCATGTATCTCTACTTTTGGGGCTTACCGATGGAAGGGATGGTGTTAGTGGGTGCAGCCTTATTTCAAGCAATGAACCGCCCGAAAGAGGCCAACTTGCTGACCGGCAGTAAACTGCTGCTGATTGGGCTGTTGCTGGCAAGCCTTGGCGCGCTGTTTGGGGTAAACGGTGTGTGGGTGTCGTTATCCTGTTGTAGTACGCTGTTAGCCGTGTGGATGTTGCGTAAGTTTAATCAATTACAGCAGCGAACACTGGCAACTTAG
- a CDS encoding CobW family GTP-binding protein, whose protein sequence is MILANIPTNVITGFLGAGKTTFIQALLKAKPAHETWAVLVNEFGEIGIDAALMQGSDSVVIREVPGGCLCCAAGVPLQVAVTQLLAKAKPDRLIIEPTGLGHPQQIIKLLSSSQFQQLISLQRSCCVVDPRNLLDTRYTEHDTFLNQLRSSDLWLLSKADTWSENLDLNAALAMLPAELAPSALFRWSQQQPLDSDLLAALQQPRALLASQQAKTAVPAQRALANDAGFGLGKAFNASDADETSDDFDASGIIFKQQHAEGHYSYGWRFSPAWIFEFAPLMAWVKAQDCERLKAVMLTDEGVIGINQLQQQLNLSELDDAMESRIELISRQPLDAAQLQQSLMACRWLESYSS, encoded by the coding sequence ATGATTCTTGCCAATATTCCTACCAATGTGATTACCGGCTTTTTAGGCGCGGGTAAAACTACCTTTATTCAAGCGCTATTAAAGGCCAAACCTGCCCATGAAACCTGGGCGGTGTTGGTCAACGAGTTCGGTGAAATTGGCATTGATGCCGCATTGATGCAGGGCAGTGATTCGGTCGTGATCCGCGAAGTGCCGGGCGGTTGCTTGTGCTGTGCCGCTGGCGTGCCGCTGCAAGTGGCGGTTACCCAACTTCTAGCCAAAGCCAAGCCTGACCGATTAATCATTGAACCCACAGGGCTTGGGCATCCGCAGCAGATCATCAAGCTGTTATCATCTTCGCAGTTTCAGCAACTTATTAGCTTGCAGCGCAGTTGCTGTGTCGTTGACCCGCGCAATCTGCTCGATACGCGCTACACAGAGCATGACACCTTTTTAAATCAATTACGTAGCAGTGACCTGTGGTTGCTGAGTAAAGCCGATACTTGGTCTGAGAATTTAGATCTTAATGCCGCTTTGGCGATGTTGCCTGCTGAGTTAGCTCCCAGTGCGCTGTTTCGGTGGAGCCAACAACAACCGCTCGATAGTGATTTACTGGCAGCCTTGCAGCAACCCCGCGCATTATTAGCCTCGCAGCAAGCGAAAACGGCGGTTCCAGCTCAGCGCGCCTTAGCTAATGACGCAGGCTTTGGGCTGGGTAAGGCGTTTAACGCTTCAGATGCAGACGAAACCAGCGATGATTTTGACGCCAGCGGCATCATTTTCAAACAGCAGCATGCCGAAGGCCATTACAGTTATGGCTGGCGTTTTAGCCCTGCGTGGATTTTTGAATTTGCGCCATTAATGGCATGGGTGAAGGCGCAAGATTGTGAGCGCCTAAAAGCGGTGATGCTGACCGACGAAGGCGTTATCGGCATCAATCAACTGCAACAACAGCTGAATTTATCAGAGCTTGATGACGCAATGGAGTCACGTATTGAGCTTATTTCACGTCAACCGTTGGATGCTGCGCAATTACAGCAAAGCTTGATGGCGTGCCGCTGGTTGGAGTCTTATTCGTCATGA